ACACttgtgtaatatatatatatatatatatatatatatatatatatatatatgctgtaATGTATTAGCAGGTTTTTATCGTTATTATTGGGTAAATGTTTTTTAAGCAAAACCAGAATGCCCTTAAATGAAGTTGAATGCTTATTTCGTAACTATGCTTATTAGGTGTACATTGCAAGTTCCGAAGTGTTTTAGGAAGTACCTTTTTTAGGACCTGTAAGAAGATGATTCATCAACATGAGTTGTTATCGGATGTGATAATTAGTACTGTAAATTTAACCAGAGAAAATGTGGTTATCTCGTTCTGTTCACACGATTCTTGTTACATTTCTTGACTGTCTTTACTGTAGGGGTCCTTAACTATGTTAAAATTCAtgtgaaaaaaagtaaaataattgtcCATTTGCCTAACCCCGGCAAAATGTGCACACAAGACTTTTAAGCCCTATGAGGTTGGGTACAAAGACCATATAACCTAGAAGCCTTCGGCGTCCACTGTTTAAGAAATGAGAAAAAGGATTgattatatactaataatatcaTCCAATACATaagataaatttgttaacttttaaaataattatcaaacagtaatttgtgattgaataaaattgttttatattatcGGTGCATAGACATTAAACTCTTAAGAAATTAGtacattcatgtttttttttcttgagttcttgcaataaaataaaggtCACCAATGGAAGGTAATACTGGCATTCATGAGCAAGGATAAGCAAGAAAGGCACGAAATGTCACTAACTGTCCCTGAGGCTAGGTGAGTTGCACTGGTTTGAGTTTAGGTTATGAGATTCAAAGCATGTTTGAGATCTAATTCTCCTCGTTAATTGAAAGTAAACAGTTATAACTTGCatgtttttctatttatttcttttaaaaaaaaccatggTTTTAAGCAAAATTGACGGTTCTTTTTTGTCCATTTCTTCTTTTGGTAACGGCTTTCCGTCAGTGATATTTGAATTGGTTAAGTGCGTTGGGTACCAAATAGGAAGTAAACCATGCTCGGTGATGAATGAGTTTCAAATCAAATTGTAGAACATGAATATAACCATGGAAAACATTGCATGAAATGAACATGCGAAACAATGTTCTAGATTCTCTTGACCATCATCCTTTGGGTAATCTTTTCAAGACTAAGCAATTATTTCAACCTCGAATGTATTGAATTTAAAAGATTTGTTGAAAATCAATACTTGCGGTAAATACCCCTTATTATGTGGACAGTACAGAGATGCAACTCTGCAACTTACTGCACAATACACGCAACTTACTGCACAATACACAAAGTTGGGATAAATGTGATGAGCAAAGAAAAAAGGGTCAATTTAGATTGAGAAAacattttgttttcacaaccaattaaaaatataatatttttattttattcttatctttAAATGTTTGAACAGAATATGATACAAAAGCTAAAAAGCTAATGAAATgtctaaaatagaaaataaaaaataaaacgacattattataaattatttgaaaaataatgcaaaaaaatgttttcctaAACCAAAGAGTTACCATCTTTACTTCATTACTTGGACTTGGGCagggaagagaaaattaaatgatagtaGAATAAAGAGGGAATTCAAAAAAGCAGTGTATTCAATAATAATGCTCTAGGTAAATATAAAACAGCTCAGGATCTAAACACACAAACATGGCATCTTTTAGCACACATATAAGATGAATTGCAAGACTATCATATCTTTCAGGATGTTCCCAGTTCCCTGTTCAAGTAGTCAATGAACATTCTTTTTGCACTATCTGCATCAGAAGGAGGTGGTGGCCCACTTAAACTTGTTTGCCCTGTCAATTTTATGAAGGTACGGCGCATCCTACGAAGCTCTGGAAGCCCAACTGACCTTGAAATGTTAATTACAGGCAAGTCTTTCCCTATGGAAACTCCATTAAGTGGTCCTCCAAGAGCTTGAGATTGTGCTTCTACTATAGCATTTGTGACCTCTTGTGTTGCTTTGTCCAACTCATAGAGAGAATTTGCATCAGAAAAACGCGAGGTTTGAGTTGCAATAGTTGGTTGTAGTATCTTAACATCCCTGGTTTTGGAGTCCACTTTCTTGGTTAAGTAGGAGACAGCATCTACAACAGCAGGGGAAGATTTCTCTGTTGCTTCTCTGTGTGGCCATAATTCAAACAATGGAGAATCCCACCGGTTTCTTCTATCTGGTTTCTCAAACCTTCTTGCCAAATCTTCAAATATCGAATCATCATAATTGGCTTCTCCTTTCTCCCTGCGTTCTTCATTCCATTTCCTGCAAATGGTTTCTTCAACATCACAGAAAACCACACAATATCTGATCCCTGCTGCTCGAGCCAAGCACCATAGCTCGTATCGGTAACCCTTGATGTTATTCAAAGAATCTACTATGATGATGCTATCTTTAGACAGGGACCTATCTACTTCTGACCTAAGCACCCCTCTTAAATTCTTCTCCGAAGGCATATTCGCGAAGCTTTGGTTACGATTAAGATGAAAACAAGCTTCGTCTATGATTCTCACTTGAAGTTTTGATTCTGATTCTTTGAGAGCTTCGGCGAGACAGACTGCAGCTTTGGACTTTCCACTGCATGGTTGCCCACACATTACAACCAGTGCCATTTTTAGGACACAACCTGCAATTTATTAATGTAAAACAAGTTAgcagcagaaaaagaaaaaaaaactccatcATGAACACCAGACAGAAGAAACATCAACTTCCAATCACATCAAAACCAAATCTCTTCCATGAA
This region of Glycine max cultivar Williams 82 chromosome 7, Glycine_max_v4.0, whole genome shotgun sequence genomic DNA includes:
- the LOC100797135 gene encoding protein KTI12 homolog, which encodes MALVVMCGQPCSGKSKAAVCLAEALKESESKLQVRIIDEACFHLNRNQSFANMPSEKNLRGVLRSEVDRSLSKDSIIIVDSLNNIKGYRYELWCLARAAGIRYCVVFCDVEETICRKWNEERREKGEANYDDSIFEDLARRFEKPDRRNRWDSPLFELWPHREATEKSSPAVVDAVSYLTKKVDSKTRDVKILQPTIATQTSRFSDANSLYELDKATQEVTNAIVEAQSQALGGPLNGVSIGKDLPVINISRSVGLPELRRMRRTFIKLTGQTSLSGPPPPSDADSAKRMFIDYLNRELGTS